GCACCACCTGTGTAGAGCCCCTAAGGACACCATATCTCTATGGCTTTTCTCTACATGTCAAACCCAGGTAAGGTTCTTCGCGTTGCCTCGAATTAAGCAACATGCTCCGCCGCTTGTGCGGGCCCCCGTCAATTCCTTTGAGTTTTAGCCTTGCGGCCGTACTCCCCAGGCGGGGCACTTAATGCGTTAGCTACGGCACGGAATCTGTTAGTTAGATCCCACACCTAGTGCCCAACGTTTACGGCGTGGACTACCAGGGTATCTAATCCTGTTCGCTCCCCACGCTTTCGCTCCTCAGCGTCAGTACCGGCCCAGAGTGCTGCCTTCGCTGTCGGTGTTCCTCCTGATATCTGCGCATTTCACCGCTACACCAGGAATTCCACACTCCTCTACCGGACTCAAGTCACAGCAGTATCGAGTGGCCTCTTGAGGTTGAGCCTCAAGTTTTCACACCCGACTTACTGAACCGCCTACGAGCTCTTTACGCCCAATAAATCCGGACAACGCTCGCCCCCTACGTGTTACCGCGGCTGCTGGCACGTAGTTGGCCGGGGCTTCTTCTGCAGGTACCGTCATTTTCGTCCCTGCTGAAAGAGGTTTACAACCCGAAAGCCTTCATCCCTCACGCGGCGTGGCTGCGTCAGGCTTTCGCCCATTGCGCAAGATTCCCCACTGCTGCCTCCCGTAGGAGTCTGGGCCGTGTCTCAGTCCCAGTGTGGCTGATCGTCCTCTCAGACCAGCTACCCGTCGATGCCTTGGTGAGCCGTTACCTCACCAACTAGCTGATAGGCCGCGAGACCCTCCCGAAGCGCCGGAGCATTTCCTCACCTGGCCATGCGACCTGGTGGGGATATCCGGTATTAGCCCGAGTTTCCTCGGGTTATTCCAGTCTTCGGGGCAGGTTCCTCACGTGTTACTCACCCGTTCGCCACTCACTCATGTGACCCGAAGGTCGAGTGCGTTCGACTTGCATGTGTTAGGCCCGCCGCCAGCGTTCGTCCTGAGCCAGGATCAAACTCTCCGTCGAAATCTCAAGCAGGGGTCGCCGAAGCGTTCCTGCCGTCGAATCATTGGTGCGACAGCTCCCGAAGGTGCTGCCGACGCGAGTTTGAGGTCGAGCGGGACACCAATCCCGTCCGACCTGGCACAGGGCAAGGGTGGTCGACCGAAGTCGTCCACCGTTGTCCGTACTCAGTGCTATTGAAATTGTTCAGGGTCTGTCCAGAGACAACTCGCGATCGTCTGTGGACAGCCCGCACTGGCTTTTTCGTCCTCTATCCCGTTTTCAAGGAGCACCTGGAGACCAGAGGGTCTCCCGGCACACGCCAATCACACAGGACGGATCCTGGTGGAGGCGGTGGTGCCCTCAACCCGACACAGAGATTCGATCCAATCGGACCTGCCGCTGGGCGGGTGCTCACGCTAAGGCGGTAGTGCCGCTCCATCAAGAGCGACTCCGTTACCCGTGAGCAGAGAAACACTATCCATCTGGCAGAGGCGCCCCAACCCGCCGCCCTACCTTTCTACCCTTTTCCGCGGTCAGGCAATGACGAGCGGCACCCCGCCCGAGCCGGACGATCGCGTACCCCGGACCTCAGACAGTGGGCCCGTCTGCCGGTCCGTCACCGGGGCCTTCGATAAGGAGGAGGTGTCGTTGACGCTTGCCCTTCTGCAGCAGGACGAACCGCCCGCCGACTACCGCCTCGTCAGGCAACGCCGTTACCTCGGTGCCCACTCGCTGACCGTTCACACGAACACCGCCCCCGGCAATGGTTCGCCGAGCATCGCCGCGTGACGAACAGAGGCCAGTTGCCTCGAGTGCATCGACCAGGGACTCTCCGCCAACCAACGTGCCAGCTCCCACAGAGGTCTCGGGGACGATCCCCCGAAGCGCATCAAGGACCGCTGCGGTGGGCGCCTCCGAGCCGAACAGGCCCGTGGCCGCCAGACGAGCCCGTTCCGTGGCGTCGGACCCGTGGACCAGATTGCACACCTCGTCGGCCAGGCGGTTCTGGGCCAGTCGTTGCTCTGGAGCCGACGCGTGCTCAGCCATCACCGCAGCCACATCGTCAACCGCCACAAGGGTCAACTGCAGGAGGAAACGCTCCACGTCCTGGTCGTCAACATTCACGAAGTACTGGTGCAGTTCGTAAGGCAGCGTCCGAGCGGGGTCCAACCAGACCGCACCATCGTCGGTCTTGCCGAACTTCGCCCCGTCGGCCCTCGTCACCAGGGGAACGGTCAACCCGTGAGCCGGCGCTCCGACGCGTCGGCGAATGAGGTCGATCCCGGCGGTGATGTTGCCCCACTGGTCCGAGCCACCGACCTGCAACTCGCATCCGTGGCGAGCGTGGAGTTCGTAGAAGTCGTTGGCCTGCAACAACATGTAGCTGAACTCGGTGAAGGAGATCCCCTGATCGCCAGCCAGACGGGCTCGTACCGACTCCTTTCCCAGCATTGTCCCGACGGTGACGTGCTTACCGACGTCTCGGAGGAACTCCAGTACGCCGACGCCCTCGGTCCAGTCGCGGTTGTCGACCAGCAAGGCAGACGCATCGCCGGGCAGCAGGTCACCCTCGAACCGGAGGAACGAGCGGAGCTGGACTGCCACCGCATCGACGTTGTGGTTGAGGGTCGGGCCGTCCAGGAGGTTGCGCTCAGCAGACCGACCGCTGGGATCACCCACCATGCCGGTGGCCCCGCCGGCCAGAGCGATCGGGCGATGGCCCGCATCCTGGAACCGGCGCAACAGGAGTAGGGGCACCAGGTGTCCGATGTGGAGGCTGTCAGCCGTCGGATCGAATCCGCAGTAGAGGGTGACCGGACCCTCGCCCAGCCGGCGACGCAGGTCGTCGATGTCGGTACTGTCCCGGATCAGTCCGCGGGCAGCCAGGTCGTCGAGGATCGTCGTACTCATGCCCCCAGTATGGGGCCTGTGGCCCACCGGCCGGAGGTCCATTCGAAGATGACGCTCCAACCCGACCGGAAGGCGAGACGACCGTCGTCCTGACGCCCCACGGTCGCCCCGCCGGGCCAGACTGGCCTGATGTCAAGGCATCCGACCTGCAGCGAGCGTGCCCGTCGCTCCGTCGGACTCAAACTGGTCTGTTCGTTGGTCGCCACGGCGATCCTTTCCACTTCGTGCTACAAGTACGAGACACGCGAGTTTGAGATCACCATTCCCGAACAGGCCGAATCGTCGGTGGTCGTTGCCCGCGACGGCCGCCCCATCACCACCCTCGTAGCCCCAGAGAACCGGACCAGCGCCCGCACCCTGTTCGAAATCCCCCGGATGGTCCGTGACGCCGTCATCGCCATCGAAGACGAACGGTTCTACGTCCACGATGGCATCGACCTGAAGGCCATCATCCGGGCCGCACGGACAAACCTGGAAGCTGGCGGTATCAGCCAAGGCGGCTCGACCATCACCCAGCAGTACGTGAAGCTGGCCATCATCCGTAATGCCGAACAGACAGCCAGCCGAAAACTCGAGGAACTCTGGTACGCCACCCGTCTCGAGGACCAGTACAGCAAGAACTTCATCCTGTTGCAGTACCTCAACACCGTGTACCTGGGTCACGGCGCGTACGGGGTTAAGGCAGCGGCCCAGACGTACTTCAACAAGGACATCACCCAGGTGAACCTGGCCGAGGCGGCCATGATCGCCGGAATCATCCAGCTCCCCGGGCGCTACAACCCGTACCTCAACTACTCCAAGAGCCTGCGACGCAGCCACCTGGTGCTCGACCGAATGCTGGCCAACGAGTTCATCACCGAAGAACAGCACACGGAAGCCATGGCCAACCCGCCGCGCCTCGAGGAGTACTCGGCCCGCCTCGAGACCCGCTATCCCGCCGGTCACTTCGTCGAGGAGGTCCGTCGGTGGTTCCTGGACAATCCGGCGT
This genomic stretch from Acidimicrobiales bacterium harbors:
- the tyrS gene encoding tyrosine--tRNA ligase, whose product is MSTTILDDLAARGLIRDSTDIDDLRRRLGEGPVTLYCGFDPTADSLHIGHLVPLLLLRRFQDAGHRPIALAGGATGMVGDPSGRSAERNLLDGPTLNHNVDAVAVQLRSFLRFEGDLLPGDASALLVDNRDWTEGVGVLEFLRDVGKHVTVGTMLGKESVRARLAGDQGISFTEFSYMLLQANDFYELHARHGCELQVGGSDQWGNITAGIDLIRRRVGAPAHGLTVPLVTRADGAKFGKTDDGAVWLDPARTLPYELHQYFVNVDDQDVERFLLQLTLVAVDDVAAVMAEHASAPEQRLAQNRLADEVCNLVHGSDATERARLAATGLFGSEAPTAAVLDALRGIVPETSVGAGTLVGGESLVDALEATGLCSSRGDARRTIAGGGVRVNGQRVGTEVTALPDEAVVGGRFVLLQKGKRQRHLLLIEGPGDGPADGPTV